Within the Elusimicrobiota bacterium genome, the region CCGCTGCACGCTTTATGGCGGGGAAGTTTTTTGCGCTCAAGGATAATTGTCTCGTAGCCTGAGTCTGTCAGGCGCTTTGCACACGCGGCCGCGGCCGGCCCGGAGCCGACTATTATCGCGTCCGTTCTTATGGTTTCAAGTTCCGTCACTGCAGTTCCGAGACATGAAGAACATTAACACTTGAGAGCTTTTTAAAAATCTCCATATCTTCAATAGATTCAAGCACGACCCGGCCAGCCTTGCGCCTGTCAAGTATCCAGCGGACCTGTTCGGCGCTGTCAATGCGGCTGGAGCCGCGGCGTTTTTGCGGCTCCGTGGCGCCCACTGGTATTGCCGCCCGCTGAAGGCTTGTGCTCATTGTGCAGCCGGTCTGAAGGCGCACGCGGTCGTAAAATTTAACCAGGCGTTTATGATCGGCGTGATAACCGCGGGGTTCTATCACATAAAGATCGTCCGGCGTCAAAGCCTTTAATATTTCAGGCCGGCGCAGCAGCGCTTCGCCAAGTCCGGCAACGGGTATTTTCGGGAACCAAGCCTTGAGATACCTGTGCAAAAAACCTTCGGCGGTTATAAATTCCGCCACGCCCGACATAGAGCTTATAAGGTTTTCAAGCCGTTCCGGCGGCGGCCCGCTCCCCGCGTCCATATCAGCGGCGATATCGGAAATATCATCGTCCTCGGACGGAAAGATATTATCGCGTTCAAGCAGCCGCGTCACGCGCTGGAAAATTTGCCCGTCTTTGCGCGCGGCCATGCCGGGAAAGAATATTTTTTTACCGGCAAATGTTTCCCGCGAAGCTTTATCGGACGCGGCGCGCTCCGGCCGGGGGGAACCGGTTTTTACAGCCAATTGCGCGCGGAGTTCCGTCGTAAGGCCCACTGTATCGAGCCCCGCCGGGCAGACCGTACCGCAGGCCCCGCACAACACGCACGCGTTAAGGGAATCGCGCATATCCTCAAGGGAGCCTCCCGTCTGAAGAGAGCGCATGCGCCCGCAGACCGTAAGCATTACGTCGCGGGTCTGACGCCAGACCGGGCAGGAAAGCAGGCAAACCCCGCAGCCGATGCAGGTGTCATATCGGGACTTAATATCAGAATTAACCGGGGTCATTTCGATCTTATTCATGTTTGTTAATATTCAGGCAGACAGAATTAAGAATCAGGTAATCTTTCTTGTCACTACTGTCCTCATTCTGACTCCTGACTTCTGACTACTGGCTACCTAAGTAGTTACCATCGCTTTAGAAAAGCACATCCGGGTTCAGTATCATGGCCGGATCGGCCGCGCGTTTCAGGGCCAGGTGCTTATCGACCACTTCGTCGCCGAACGCCCGCCGCACATAGCCCTTCATCATGCCGCCGAAACGGTAATAGCTGGTTTTCATATCCACGCCTATGTCGTATATTTCGTTCTTGAAGGACTGAAGATAATCCCGGCTGTACTCTGTGTCGCCAAGTATGGGCTCGAACTCGCACCCGTAGGCGAAGTCAACCGCGTCGGGTGGAACGCAGGAAAGCTCATAGCGCTCCCGCTTGCCGGAAAGTTTTATGCCGACGCAATACAGCGTGTAGTGCGGAAAATATTTTTTACACACCGCGTTCCCTCGCTCAATGGCCTCAACGTATTTTCCCGCGCTGACGGCAAGGTCCGGAATGACCATCTTCCGCCCGCCCCAGAACTTCCATACCGAGTTGCTGAAAACCACCGCCCTGTCCACTATCTTTCCTTTCTCCATGTGATGGCTCGGTTTAAACGCGGGTTCAAGCGCGACTTTGCGGCGCAGAAGGTAAAACGCCTCGCCGAGACGCCAGGGCCGCAGCGCGTAATACCAAGACATGCGCAGCGCAAAACCGAATTCCCCGTGCCCGCGGATGCGGTCCCTCCAGTCTTCAAAAAAGGCGCGCTCGCGTTCGTCGGAGTCAAAAGCCACCAGCAGGTTCACGGCTTTGTCGAGCACCGTAAGTATGCCGCAATAATCGGCCGCGTCGCCGCGCACAAGCATCTGCAGGTCTTCCATGGCCAGCCGCAGCGAACCATAATAAAAATAATGCATTGTTATAGGCGTAAATTTGCGTATGCGGAGCACAGCTTCCGTGATAATACCGAACTGCCCGTAACCAAGAAGTACCCGTTCAAAAAGCTCCTGATTAACGGCTTCGGAACATTCTTTTATTTCGCCGGTGGGCGTAACCACCTGCAGCCAGAGCGCCTGGTCGGCGCTGCAGCCAAGCCGGGGGGAGTTGATGTCTATCCCGCCCACGGAAAGCGTGCCGCCGACCGAAGCCGTCATGTTGAGCGGAGCGGATAAATAATCAAGCCCGTCCCTGCGCAGCGTTTCGGCCAGAGTATGCCAGTAAATTCCGGCCTGGGTCCGTACTGTCAGGTTTGCGGCGTCGATTAAAATAACGCGGTTCATGCCGCGCATGTCCAGCAGGAGGCCTCCGAAAGCCACGGATTCGCCTTCCGTGGTAAGCCCGCCGCCTTTAACCGTAACCGGCACCCGGTGCATCTGCGCCGCTTTAAGTATTTCCGATATCTGCTGCGCGGACTCGGCTATTGCCACACCGTGAGGCATGCCGCAGGCCAAGCCGCCGCTGTCCGTGGCATAGACAAGGCAGGTCGGGCGTTTTTCGCAAATTTCGATATTTTGGGAGCGCAACGAAGCGACAAAAGCGTTCCAGCCCTTGCCGTTCCATCT harbors:
- a CDS encoding 4Fe-4S dicluster domain-containing protein; its protein translation is MNKIEMTPVNSDIKSRYDTCIGCGVCLLSCPVWRQTRDVMLTVCGRMRSLQTGGSLEDMRDSLNACVLCGACGTVCPAGLDTVGLTTELRAQLAVKTGSPRPERAASDKASRETFAGKKIFFPGMAARKDGQIFQRVTRLLERDNIFPSEDDDISDIAADMDAGSGPPPERLENLISSMSGVAEFITAEGFLHRYLKAWFPKIPVAGLGEALLRRPEILKALTPDDLYVIEPRGYHADHKRLVKFYDRVRLQTGCTMSTSLQRAAIPVGATEPQKRRGSSRIDSAEQVRWILDRRKAGRVVLESIEDMEIFKKLSSVNVLHVSELQ
- a CDS encoding FAD-binding oxidoreductase — translated: MNTTAVVLKNVSPDAMAQDSLKGIPRAQTNPARWNGKGWNAFVASLRSQNIEICEKRPTCLVYATDSGGLACGMPHGVAIAESAQQISEILKAAQMHRVPVTVKGGGLTTEGESVAFGGLLLDMRGMNRVILIDAANLTVRTQAGIYWHTLAETLRRDGLDYLSAPLNMTASVGGTLSVGGIDINSPRLGCSADQALWLQVVTPTGEIKECSEAVNQELFERVLLGYGQFGIITEAVLRIRKFTPITMHYFYYGSLRLAMEDLQMLVRGDAADYCGILTVLDKAVNLLVAFDSDERERAFFEDWRDRIRGHGEFGFALRMSWYYALRPWRLGEAFYLLRRKVALEPAFKPSHHMEKGKIVDRAVVFSNSVWKFWGGRKMVIPDLAVSAGKYVEAIERGNAVCKKYFPHYTLYCVGIKLSGKRERYELSCVPPDAVDFAYGCEFEPILGDTEYSRDYLQSFKNEIYDIGVDMKTSYYRFGGMMKGYVRRAFGDEVVDKHLALKRAADPAMILNPDVLF